A single window of Nicotiana tomentosiformis chromosome 1, ASM39032v3, whole genome shotgun sequence DNA harbors:
- the LOC138910221 gene encoding uncharacterized protein gives MRFLELAHYAIWLVPTKRERIGRFIDGLNYGLHFIMTREIVSGSKFDDVVDSARRLEQVCSEEREEKKAKRPRGWGGFSGVSSIGQSHRNRGHPYRLAHMAYQVHGGASVSHGFYSALSGQSSFNALPTP, from the coding sequence atgagatttttagagttggctcatTATGCAATATGGTTAGTTCCAACTAAGAGGGAGAGGAttgggaggttcattgatggcctcaactatggactacaTTTCATCATGACTCGGGAGATTGTATCAGGTTCTAAGTTTGATGATGTGGTTGATAGTGCTAGGCGTCTCGAGCAAGTTTGCAGCGAAGAGCGCGAGGAGAagaaggccaagaggcctcgtggttggggtggttttagtggtgtttCTTCAATAGGACAGTCCCATCGCAataggggtcatccttataggctcGCTCACATGGCTTATCAGGTTCATGGTGGTGCATCAGTTAGCCATGGCTTCTATAGTGCTCTTTCGGGTCAGTCATCATTCAATGCATTACCAACACCATAG